A DNA window from Anastrepha ludens isolate Willacy chromosome 6, idAnaLude1.1, whole genome shotgun sequence contains the following coding sequences:
- the LOC128866859 gene encoding poly(A) polymerase type 3-like, with product MISCRKPLADRSAFFSNSGSHSQNGVVNSAKDWLRFADYNFRNGNCASHPEQQQRAKQMGLTSAISWDKPTIEELQRTEALCKALQPFKVFENQNELNRRVQILAKLNTLAKKWVKVASMAKNVPEAVAEKLGAKVYTFGSYRLGVHHKGADIDALFVAPRNIERTEFFTSFFELLKNQSEVTECRSVEEAFVPVIKMKFDGIEIDLVFARLALKEITDGLDLSDDYLLKNLDQFSVRSLNGCRVTDEILALVPNVENFRLTLRSIKLWAKKHGVYSNSLGYFGSVTWAMLVARTCQLYPNATPSTLIHKFFLILSLWKWPKPVLLKRPVDVDLRFPVWDPRVNGADRYHLMPIITPAYPQQNSTFNVSESTKKVLLNEFSRGKIIVEEIMNGRASWDRLFEAPSFFYKYRHFIAVLVTSQTSDDQLEWCGLVESRIRLLVCNLERTHHIALAHANPTCFDYKKGAAVTLNNSGSEEDKTHPNGDPPVCTAPFCSVWFIGLEFERTENLNVDLTQTIKYFVESVIMHAIKIQMFRDGMNIDAQYVKRKSLSQYLDTDLLKRERRSMEQESSFNNSISANCKRLLTDLSTQKEPAVKRARLSESTSSED from the exons ATGATTTCTTGCCGAAAACCATTGGCAGATAgaag CGCTTTCTTCTCGAACTCAGGTTCGCATTCACAGAATGGCGTTGTCAACTCAGCAAAGGATTGGCTGCGCTTTGCAGACTATAATTTCAGAAACGGAAATTGTGCATCGCATCCGGAACAGCAGCAGCGCGCCAAACAGATGGGCTTGACATCCGCCATCAGCTGGGATAAGCCTACTATTGAAGAACTGCAAAGAACAGAGGCATTATGCAAAGCATTACAGCCATTTAAGGTGTTTGAGAATCAAAATGAGCTTAATCGTCGTGTGCAGATTTTGGCTAAACTTAATACGCTTGCCAAAAAATGGGTTAAAGTTGCATCAATGGCAAAGAATGTGCCAGAGGCAGTTGCCGAAAAGCTCGGTGCGAAAGTTTACACTTTCGGTTCATATCGTTTGGGTGTACACCATAAGGGCGCTGATATTGATGCACTCTTTGTCGCACCACGCAACATAGAACGCACTGAAttttttacttccttttttGAGTTACTAAAAAACCAATCCGAAGTGACTGAATGTCGTTCAGTGGAAGAAGCCTTTGTGCCagtcataaaaatgaaatttgatggaattgaaattgatttggtATTTGCGCGTCTAGCACTGAAAGAAATAACCGATGGTCTTGATCTAAGCGATGATTATCTGCTTAAGAATTTGGATCAATTTTCGGTGCGCAGTTTGAATGGCTGTCGTGTGACAGACGAAATATTAGCGCTGGTGCCGAATGTGGAGAATTTCCGATTAACGTTGCGCTCCATCAAATTGTGGGCGAAAA AACACGGAGTTTACTCCAATTCTTTGGGCTACTTTGGTAGTGTGACGTGGGCGATGTTAGTGGCGCGCACTTGCCAATTGTATCCAAATGCAACACCTTCTACTCtcatacacaaattttttttgatcctGTCTCTCTGGAAGTGGCCAAAACCCGTACTGCTTAAACGACCTGTCGATGTTGATTTGCGATTTCCG GTTTGGGATCCACGTGTTAACGGTGCGGATAGGTACCATCTAATGCCCATTATAACGCCGGCATATCCACAACAGAACTCAACCTTTAATGTGtcggaatcaacaaaaaaagttttactgaaTGAGTTCAGCAGAGGAAAGATTATCGTAGAAGAGATTATGAATGGTCGCGCTTCATGGGATCGACTCTTCGAAGCGCCCAGCTTCTTTTATAA ATACCGCCACTTTATAGCGGTTTTGGTTACATCGCAAACCAGTGACGATCAGTTGGAGTGGTGTGGCTTAGTCGAATCAAGGATTCGTCTATTGGTATGTAATCTAGAGCGCACTCATCATATTGCATTGGCACATGCAAATCCTACATGTTTTGATTATAAGAAAGGAGCTGCCGTCACACTAAATAACAGCGGAAGTGAGGAGGATAAAACACATCCCAACGGCGATCCACCAGTTTGTACAGCGCCATTCTGTTCGGTGTGGTTCATCGGCTTAGAATTCGAACGTACAGAGAATTTGAATGTGGACCTTAcgcaaacaattaaatatttcgtCGAAAGTGTTATAATGCATGCG ataaaaatacaaatgttcAGAGATGGTATGAATATCGATGCGCAATACGTGAAGCGTAAATCGCTTTCGCAGTATTTGGATACGGATTTGTTGAAACGTGAACGCAGGTCCATGGAACAAGAAAGTAGTTTCAATAACTCCATTTCAGCCAATTGTAAACGATTGTTGACGGATTTGTCAACACAGAAAGAGCCTGCGGTTAAAAGAGCGCGCTTGAGTGAATCGACGAGTTCGGAAGATTAA